One window of Brevibacterium pigmentatum genomic DNA carries:
- the ndk gene encoding nucleoside-diphosphate kinase, which yields MERTLILIKPDGVARGLVGQIVARIEAKGYAIDALDLRSATAAELAAHYAEHEGKPFYQPLVDFMSEGPIVSIIASGQGVIPGFRSLAGATDPTAAAPGTIRGDLGRDWGEKVQKNLVHGSDSTESAEREIGIWYPAEG from the coding sequence ATGGAACGTACGCTCATTCTCATCAAGCCCGACGGAGTCGCTCGCGGACTCGTCGGACAGATCGTGGCCCGAATCGAAGCCAAGGGCTATGCAATCGACGCCCTGGACCTCCGTTCGGCCACCGCCGCCGAACTGGCAGCCCACTACGCCGAACACGAAGGCAAGCCCTTCTACCAGCCGCTGGTCGACTTCATGTCCGAAGGACCGATCGTCTCGATCATCGCCTCCGGACAGGGCGTCATCCCCGGCTTCCGGTCCCTGGCCGGCGCCACCGACCCGACGGCTGCGGCTCCGGGCACGATCCGCGGCGACCTCGGTCGCGACTGGGGTGAGAAGGTGCAGAAGAACCTCGTGCACGGATCCGATTCCACCGAATCAGCCGAACGTGAGATCGGTATCTGGTACCCGGCCGAAGGCTGA
- the ileS gene encoding isoleucine--tRNA ligase, protein MTQPLYPKVSTSTFGLSSSPNFPAIEDAVLRYWQEDDTFKASIAQRDAGENGENEFVFYDGPPFANGLPHYGHLLTGYVKDVVPHFQTMRGKKVDRRFGWDTHGLPAELEAERQLGITDKSEIGRMGLAAFNDACRSSVLRYTQEWEEYVTRQGRWVDFDNDYKTLNVEYMESVIWAFKQLWDKGLVYEGYRVLPYCWKDETPLSNHELRMDDDVYKMRQDPAVTIGYKLKDSDEWVLIWTTTPWTVPSNQAVAVNPEIPLVAVVPGEDGAEELQGKTLILAEARLGAYARELGEDPQVLRTFPGSELVGAAYEPPFPYFEGRQEEFGERMHTILAADFVTVEDGTGIVHQSPAFGEEDKELTDSFGITAARPVDDAGRFDSTVPDYAGEQVFDANKAIIKDLRNHTGPMDGRSALLVRHESYEHSYPHCWRCRNPLIYRAVSSWFVRVTEFKDRMVELNEQINWVPDNVKHGQFGKWLENARDWSISRNRFWGSPIPVWISSDPAYPRTDVYGSLDEIEADFGRLPRNDSGEVDLHRPWVDDLTRPNPDDPTGKSVMQRIPEIFDVWFDSGSMSYAQVHYPFENSEWFDNHFPADFIVEYVGQTRGWFYLLHVLATAIFDRPAFTNCISHGIVLGSDGQKMSKSLRNYPDVNEVFNRDGSDAMRWFLMASSILRGGNLVVTEQGIRDGVRQVVLPLWNTWQFFATYSNAADGPAGEKTGYQAQTRYDSSQVLDRYLLAKTHDLITEFGVAMDGLDIWAACELVRSYLDMLTNWYVRRSRRRFWDGGADTHESFDVFFTCLEAFCRVAAPLLPFTVEEIYRGLTGERSVHLADYPDADAFPADADLVAAMDLTRDICSTASSVRKANQLRVRLPLSQLTVATDTDLSFDFTEIIADELNVRSVEVLDVAEAEAAGFSLSQNLVVNARAAGPRLGKQVQQVIKASKTGDWSVTDGTVVSGGIELVEGEYTLESVAESGTDGMELAALDSGFLALDTRVTPELEAEGMARDAVRAIQGIRKQLDLDISDRIAVTIEAGSEVTAALEPHADLIAGETLTTSLTFGTADADAEAFTPEELPGGTRLAVKRA, encoded by the coding sequence ATGACTCAGCCTCTTTATCCCAAGGTTTCGACCTCGACGTTCGGACTCTCCAGTTCCCCGAACTTCCCTGCCATCGAAGACGCTGTGCTGCGCTACTGGCAGGAGGACGACACCTTCAAAGCCTCGATCGCTCAGCGCGACGCCGGCGAGAACGGCGAGAACGAGTTCGTCTTCTACGACGGCCCTCCCTTCGCCAACGGCCTGCCCCACTACGGTCACCTGCTCACCGGCTACGTCAAGGACGTCGTTCCGCATTTCCAGACCATGCGGGGCAAGAAGGTCGACCGGCGATTCGGCTGGGACACTCATGGCCTGCCGGCCGAGCTCGAGGCCGAGCGTCAGCTGGGCATCACCGACAAGTCCGAGATCGGCCGCATGGGTCTGGCCGCCTTCAACGACGCCTGCCGTTCCTCGGTCCTGCGCTACACCCAGGAATGGGAAGAGTATGTGACCCGTCAGGGGCGTTGGGTCGACTTCGACAACGACTACAAGACGCTCAATGTCGAATACATGGAAAGCGTCATCTGGGCGTTCAAGCAGCTCTGGGACAAGGGCCTGGTCTACGAGGGCTACCGCGTCCTCCCGTACTGCTGGAAGGACGAAACGCCGCTGTCGAACCATGAGCTGCGCATGGATGACGACGTATACAAGATGCGTCAGGATCCGGCCGTGACCATCGGCTACAAGCTCAAGGATTCCGACGAGTGGGTCCTCATCTGGACCACGACACCGTGGACGGTTCCGTCGAACCAGGCCGTGGCCGTCAACCCAGAGATCCCCCTGGTCGCCGTGGTGCCCGGTGAGGACGGGGCCGAGGAGCTCCAGGGCAAGACCCTCATCCTCGCCGAGGCGCGCCTCGGCGCCTATGCACGTGAACTCGGCGAAGACCCGCAGGTTCTGCGGACCTTCCCCGGCAGCGAACTCGTCGGTGCAGCCTACGAACCTCCGTTCCCTTATTTCGAGGGACGCCAGGAGGAATTCGGCGAGCGGATGCACACGATCCTCGCCGCCGACTTCGTCACCGTCGAAGACGGCACCGGAATCGTCCACCAGTCGCCGGCCTTCGGTGAAGAGGACAAGGAGCTCACCGACTCCTTCGGAATCACCGCTGCCCGTCCCGTCGACGACGCCGGTCGCTTCGACTCGACCGTCCCCGACTACGCCGGCGAGCAGGTATTCGACGCGAACAAGGCGATCATCAAGGACCTGCGCAACCACACGGGGCCGATGGACGGCCGTTCCGCACTGCTGGTCCGCCACGAATCCTACGAACACTCCTACCCGCACTGCTGGCGCTGCCGGAACCCGCTGATCTACCGTGCCGTGTCCTCCTGGTTCGTCCGCGTCACCGAGTTCAAGGACCGCATGGTCGAACTCAACGAGCAGATCAACTGGGTGCCCGACAACGTCAAGCACGGACAGTTCGGCAAATGGCTCGAGAACGCCCGTGACTGGTCGATCTCGCGCAACCGCTTCTGGGGTTCGCCGATCCCCGTCTGGATCTCCTCCGACCCGGCTTACCCGCGCACCGACGTGTACGGGTCGCTTGACGAGATCGAAGCCGACTTCGGCCGCCTGCCGCGCAATGACTCCGGCGAAGTCGATCTTCACCGCCCGTGGGTCGACGATCTGACCCGCCCGAACCCGGACGACCCGACCGGAAAGTCGGTGATGCAGCGCATCCCGGAGATCTTCGACGTGTGGTTCGACTCCGGATCGATGAGCTACGCCCAGGTGCACTACCCGTTCGAGAACTCCGAATGGTTCGACAACCACTTCCCGGCGGACTTCATCGTCGAATACGTGGGACAGACCCGCGGCTGGTTCTACCTGCTGCACGTGCTGGCCACGGCGATCTTCGACCGGCCCGCATTCACCAACTGCATCTCCCACGGCATCGTGCTGGGCTCCGACGGGCAGAAGATGTCGAAGTCTCTGCGCAACTACCCCGATGTCAACGAGGTCTTCAACCGCGACGGCTCGGATGCCATGCGCTGGTTCCTCATGGCTTCGTCGATCCTGCGCGGCGGCAACCTCGTCGTCACCGAACAGGGCATCCGCGACGGTGTCCGCCAGGTCGTGCTCCCGCTGTGGAACACGTGGCAGTTCTTCGCCACCTACTCCAATGCCGCCGACGGTCCGGCTGGTGAGAAGACCGGATACCAGGCGCAGACCCGGTACGACTCGTCTCAGGTCCTCGACCGCTACCTGCTGGCCAAGACCCATGACCTCATCACCGAATTCGGCGTGGCCATGGACGGCCTGGACATCTGGGCGGCCTGCGAGCTCGTCCGCAGCTACCTCGACATGCTCACGAACTGGTACGTGCGCCGCTCGCGCCGCCGGTTCTGGGACGGCGGCGCCGACACCCATGAGTCCTTCGACGTGTTCTTCACCTGCCTGGAAGCATTCTGCCGGGTGGCGGCACCCCTGCTGCCGTTCACGGTCGAAGAGATCTACCGCGGGCTGACTGGCGAACGGTCGGTGCACTTGGCCGACTACCCGGACGCTGACGCGTTCCCCGCCGATGCCGACCTCGTTGCGGCAATGGACCTCACCCGAGACATCTGCTCGACGGCTTCCTCGGTGCGCAAGGCCAATCAGCTGCGCGTGCGCCTGCCGCTGTCGCAGCTGACCGTCGCCACCGACACGGACCTGAGCTTCGATTTCACCGAGATCATCGCCGATGAGCTCAACGTGCGGTCCGTCGAGGTCCTCGATGTCGCCGAGGCGGAAGCCGCCGGATTTTCCCTGTCCCAGAATCTCGTGGTCAACGCCCGTGCCGCCGGTCCCCGTCTGGGCAAGCAGGTCCAGCAGGTCATCAAGGCCTCGAAGACCGGCGACTGGTCCGTCACCGACGGCACCGTGGTCAGCGGCGGAATCGAACTCGTCGAAGGCGAATACACGCTCGAATCCGTCGCCGAGTCCGGCACCGACGGTATGGAGCTCGCAGCCCTCGACTCCGGCTTCCTCGCTCTCGACACTCGGGTCACACCGGAACTCGAGGCCGAAGGCATGGCCCGCGATGCCGTTCGCGCCATCCAGGGCATCCGCAAGCAGCTCGACCTCGACATCTCCGACCGGATCGCCGTGACCATCGAAGCCGGCAGCGAGGTGACCGCCGCGCTCGAGCCTCACGCCGACCTCATCGCCGGTGAGACCCTGACGACATCACTGACCTTCGGGACAGCCGATGCCGACGCCGAGGCCTTCACCCCGGAGGAGCTGCCCGGCGGCACCCGTCTGGCGGTGAAGCGGGCATGA
- a CDS encoding SDR family oxidoreductase, whose translation METLRAVVTGASSGIGAATVRQLREQGWDVVAVARREDKLKALAEETGADYIVADLTDDAAVASMAEQVLAGGVVHSLVANAGAAFGTDTVAEASIDGWRDMFDINVLGVLRVVKALLPALIDSGRGDIVVMSSTAGHQAYEGGGGYVAAKHGTHSMAATLRLELAGEPVRVIEIAPGMVATDEFTYKRVGGDEAKAAKVYEGVENPLTADDVADAVVYTLTRPHHFNVDLMVIRPIAQAAQHKVARNRGL comes from the coding sequence ATGGAAACTCTCAGAGCCGTAGTCACTGGAGCCAGCTCCGGAATCGGTGCCGCCACTGTTCGACAGCTGCGCGAGCAGGGCTGGGACGTCGTGGCAGTGGCACGCCGTGAGGACAAACTCAAGGCCCTCGCCGAGGAGACCGGAGCCGACTACATCGTCGCCGACCTCACCGATGACGCCGCCGTCGCATCCATGGCTGAGCAGGTGCTCGCCGGGGGAGTCGTCCATTCCCTCGTCGCCAATGCCGGTGCCGCCTTCGGAACCGACACCGTCGCCGAGGCGTCCATCGACGGATGGCGGGACATGTTCGACATCAACGTCCTCGGTGTCCTGCGCGTCGTCAAGGCCCTGCTGCCGGCCCTCATCGACTCCGGCCGCGGGGACATCGTCGTCATGTCCTCGACCGCGGGCCATCAGGCCTACGAAGGAGGCGGAGGCTACGTCGCCGCGAAGCACGGCACCCACTCGATGGCGGCGACCCTGCGACTCGAACTCGCCGGCGAACCCGTGCGGGTCATCGAGATCGCCCCCGGAATGGTCGCCACGGACGAATTCACCTACAAACGCGTCGGCGGTGACGAAGCGAAGGCCGCGAAGGTCTATGAAGGCGTCGAGAACCCGCTGACCGCTGACGACGTCGCCGACGCCGTCGTGTACACGCTGACCCGACCGCACCACTTCAATGTCGACCTCATGGTCATTCGACCGATCGCCCAGGCCGCCCAGCACAAAGTCGCCCGCAACCGCGGACTCTGA
- a CDS encoding Rne/Rng family ribonuclease, which produces MNDTDGTESTDPTEGILADLANLQQSVNAKNADHEDVDDSVRARLDDIAEAAESQRIGDADDSDDAEDEPAPRRDSPKSARDAVANRGLVFEEFVRGDSNVNADDNDDSDGDDTDSDDSDDAPTTAQTAPSFDPRNPFAAPAPAAAAPEPRTAPAVPYDGGLIFQVPKAEHAEVVTIEDDSDDDWDDSHDSDDDTSSSQENRQNDSDEDESSNGPRRRRGGRGRRSRNRDDSHEESSASSDDSKDFEDDSSDAAEGQSSKASKRGSRSNNRGSKQSSDSDSDDSHADSDHKESGHKNSDDSDSDDGDDDTDSGSRRRRRRRSRTRSTDRDEVTSLKGSTRLEAKRQRRKEGREAGRRRPIITEAEFLARRESVDRTMLVRESGDQTQLVVVEDGIAVEHYLKENRQQASLIGNVYLGKVQNVLPSMEAAFIDIGKGRNAVLYAGEVNWDALGMDGKARRIETALSPGDAVLVQVTKDPIGHKGARLTSQISLPGRFLVYVPGNSMTGISRKLPDNERARLKKLLKQLVGDSNGVIVRTAAEGATDTDLSRDVERLAKRWETIEKKSKSTKVLAPQLLYSEPDMIVRIIRDVFNEDFSSLVIDGDGAWNTIHEYVESVAPDLLDRVHSYNEDEDIFNHYRIEEQIQKALQRTVSLPSGGSLVIDRTEAMTVVDVNTGKFTGSGGNLEETVTRNNLEAAEEVIRQIRLRDIGGIIVVDFIDMVLESNRDLVVRRLVECLGRDRTKHQVAEVTSLGLVQLTRKRIGTGLAESLVSAGEDLTGRGLLLPGSEEDGSKAHRGTRSSNHDNRRDRKRRGDSGSKSKHNEPETTEEPVSSDASRSAVAAIAKATLKKDDAEPTESKSDAQSQTDDAANSDESGKSRSRSRNGRRRSRSNRRDDAQTETPGEKPVAEKSNSEKPSSDEPTSATEQKPAAETKPTAEEPKDLPLMIGADSETKVAAVEPVTKAPAKKSEPVKKAPEPKQGQLPTSFVIIGED; this is translated from the coding sequence ATGAACGATACCGACGGTACAGAGTCGACAGATCCGACCGAAGGCATTCTCGCGGACCTCGCGAATCTGCAGCAATCGGTCAACGCCAAGAACGCCGACCACGAGGATGTCGACGACAGCGTGCGCGCACGCCTGGACGACATCGCCGAGGCGGCCGAGTCGCAGCGCATCGGCGATGCCGATGACAGCGACGACGCGGAAGACGAACCGGCTCCGCGTCGAGACAGCCCGAAATCCGCACGCGATGCCGTCGCCAACCGGGGTCTTGTCTTCGAGGAGTTCGTCCGCGGAGATTCGAACGTCAACGCCGATGACAACGATGACTCCGACGGCGACGACACTGATTCCGACGACTCCGATGACGCGCCGACGACTGCGCAGACGGCGCCGAGCTTCGACCCGCGCAATCCCTTCGCCGCGCCCGCTCCGGCGGCCGCCGCACCCGAACCTCGCACCGCCCCGGCCGTGCCCTACGACGGTGGCCTGATCTTCCAGGTGCCGAAGGCCGAGCACGCCGAGGTCGTCACGATCGAGGATGACTCCGACGACGACTGGGACGACTCCCACGACTCCGACGACGACACCTCGTCCTCGCAGGAGAACAGGCAGAACGACAGCGACGAGGACGAGAGCTCGAACGGCCCGCGTCGTCGCCGGGGCGGTCGCGGTCGTCGCTCGCGCAACCGCGACGACTCCCACGAGGAGTCCTCCGCCTCCAGCGACGACTCGAAGGACTTCGAGGACGACTCCTCGGATGCCGCCGAGGGCCAGAGCTCGAAGGCCTCGAAGCGAGGATCGCGATCGAACAACCGCGGTTCGAAGCAGAGCTCCGATTCGGACTCTGACGACTCGCATGCTGATTCGGACCATAAGGAGTCCGGCCACAAGAACTCCGATGATTCGGATTCGGATGACGGTGACGACGATACCGACAGCGGTTCACGCCGTCGCCGCCGTCGCCGGTCGCGTACCCGCAGCACCGACCGCGACGAAGTCACCTCGCTCAAGGGTTCGACCCGCCTCGAGGCCAAGCGCCAGCGTCGCAAGGAAGGCCGCGAAGCCGGACGCCGTCGTCCCATCATCACCGAGGCGGAATTCCTCGCCCGGCGTGAATCCGTCGACCGCACCATGCTCGTGCGTGAAAGCGGCGACCAGACACAGCTCGTCGTCGTCGAAGACGGAATCGCCGTCGAGCACTACCTCAAGGAGAACCGCCAGCAGGCCTCGCTCATCGGCAACGTGTACCTGGGCAAGGTCCAGAACGTGCTGCCGAGCATGGAAGCGGCCTTCATCGACATCGGCAAGGGACGCAATGCTGTGCTCTACGCCGGTGAAGTCAATTGGGACGCACTCGGCATGGACGGCAAAGCGCGCCGCATCGAAACCGCGCTGAGTCCCGGCGATGCCGTGCTCGTGCAGGTGACGAAGGATCCGATCGGGCACAAGGGCGCCCGCCTGACCAGCCAGATCTCACTGCCCGGCCGCTTCCTCGTCTACGTGCCCGGCAATTCGATGACCGGTATCTCGCGGAAGCTGCCCGATAACGAACGGGCACGCCTGAAGAAGCTGCTCAAGCAGCTCGTCGGCGACTCGAACGGCGTCATCGTGCGCACCGCAGCCGAGGGCGCCACTGACACCGATCTGTCGCGCGACGTCGAACGTCTGGCCAAGCGGTGGGAGACGATCGAGAAGAAGTCGAAGTCGACGAAGGTGCTGGCACCGCAGCTGCTCTACAGCGAGCCCGACATGATCGTGCGCATCATCCGCGATGTCTTCAACGAGGACTTCAGTTCGCTCGTCATCGACGGCGACGGAGCATGGAACACGATCCACGAATACGTCGAATCGGTTGCCCCGGACCTGCTCGACCGCGTCCACAGCTACAACGAGGACGAGGACATCTTCAACCACTACCGGATAGAAGAGCAGATTCAGAAGGCGCTCCAGCGCACAGTGAGTCTGCCCTCGGGCGGTTCGCTCGTCATCGACCGCACCGAGGCGATGACGGTCGTCGACGTCAACACCGGCAAGTTCACCGGCTCCGGAGGCAATCTCGAGGAGACGGTGACCCGCAACAACCTCGAGGCCGCCGAAGAGGTCATCCGCCAGATCCGTCTGCGAGACATCGGCGGAATCATCGTCGTCGACTTCATCGACATGGTGCTCGAATCCAACCGGGATCTCGTGGTGCGCCGCCTCGTCGAATGTCTCGGCCGCGACCGGACGAAGCACCAGGTCGCCGAGGTGACCTCGCTGGGTCTCGTGCAGTTGACTCGCAAGCGCATCGGCACCGGACTCGCCGAATCCCTCGTCAGCGCCGGTGAGGATCTCACCGGTAGGGGACTGCTGCTGCCCGGGTCGGAAGAAGACGGGTCGAAGGCACACCGCGGCACCCGGTCGTCGAACCACGACAACCGCCGTGACCGCAAACGCCGTGGTGACTCCGGCTCGAAGTCCAAGCACAACGAGCCCGAGACCACGGAGGAGCCCGTATCGTCGGACGCCTCCCGGTCGGCCGTTGCCGCGATCGCGAAGGCCACTCTGAAGAAGGACGACGCGGAACCGACCGAGTCGAAGTCCGACGCTCAGTCTCAGACCGATGACGCGGCGAACAGCGACGAGAGCGGAAAGTCCCGATCGCGTTCGCGCAATGGGCGCCGCCGTTCGCGCTCGAATCGCAGAGACGATGCGCAGACGGAGACTCCGGGCGAGAAGCCAGTCGCAGAGAAGTCGAACTCGGAGAAGCCGAGCAGCGACGAGCCGACGTCGGCAACGGAGCAGAAACCTGCAGCCGAAACGAAGCCGACCGCCGAAGAGCCGAAGGATCTGCCGCTGATGATCGGAGCGGACAGCGAGACGAAGGTCGCCGCCGTCGAACCGGTCACGAAGGCGCCGGCGAAGAAGAGCGAACCGGTGAAGAAGGCTCCTGAACCCAAGCAGGGGCAGCTGCCGACCTCGTTCGTCATCATCGGCGAGGACTGA
- a CDS encoding DUF4233 domain-containing protein — translation MKSKYPVLCGSILICELVVVYFAVLTTFGLSVKSAQTLTLTQLLIGASVVAVLAIVAVLLLPRRIGQKRPGVIIGWVVQALLLASGFVLTSMFFVAALFIALWAVAVYWSARIDREVAARD, via the coding sequence ATGAAGTCGAAGTACCCCGTGCTGTGCGGATCGATCCTCATCTGCGAACTCGTCGTCGTCTACTTCGCCGTGCTCACGACCTTCGGCCTGTCAGTGAAGTCAGCACAGACCCTGACCCTGACACAGCTGCTCATCGGAGCCTCGGTCGTCGCCGTGCTGGCGATCGTCGCGGTCCTCCTGCTGCCCCGTCGGATCGGCCAGAAACGTCCCGGAGTGATCATCGGCTGGGTCGTGCAGGCGCTGCTGCTGGCGTCCGGGTTCGTGCTCACCTCGATGTTCTTCGTCGCAGCGCTCTTCATCGCCCTGTGGGCCGTCGCCGTCTACTGGTCGGCTCGCATCGATCGTGAGGTCGCCGCGCGCGACTGA
- a CDS encoding bifunctional folylpolyglutamate synthase/dihydrofolate synthase, which produces MSDDNTPAEDPVAEAEELLAAVEDPQIEEETDPEPLPEPVVDEATRAELARVYARLLARAGETQIELRLDATRRACEVLGDIHTAAPTITITGTNGKTSTARMIDSLITAHELRVGRFTSPHLHSVTERISVGGAPVSAHTFVRIYDEIAPYLEIVDAQLEAEGRAKLTYFEALTVLAFAVFADAPVDVVVTEVGMGGAWDSTNVADAQVCVFTKIGLDHQAFLGDTIEEIAATKAGILDRSVEESPAPEPVAVSAVQDEAAQAVLDEEAARREVPLATEERDFRLLDRQRAVDGQLITVQGRRDVYSDLFLPLHGVHQAHNAAVAIVAAEAFLGAEDKPLNQETVAEGLARVTSPGRAELVRTGPSVVVDGAHNPDAAHVLAETLTEAFDFDYVVMVLAMLADKDADGVIEELHRSADVFVVSENLNSRALPVDDLAEAAREWVDEDSVLVASDLNAALMKAIDLANSVDAKSPGIVVTGSIYTVAEARLLLGRGEER; this is translated from the coding sequence ATGAGCGACGACAACACCCCAGCCGAGGATCCGGTGGCCGAAGCTGAGGAGCTGCTGGCCGCTGTCGAAGATCCCCAGATCGAGGAAGAGACAGACCCGGAACCGCTGCCCGAACCGGTCGTCGATGAGGCGACACGTGCCGAACTCGCCCGCGTCTACGCCCGGCTGCTGGCCCGGGCGGGGGAGACACAGATCGAACTGCGCCTCGACGCGACCCGGCGAGCGTGCGAGGTCCTCGGCGACATCCATACCGCGGCCCCGACGATCACGATCACGGGCACGAATGGGAAGACCTCGACGGCGCGGATGATCGATTCGCTCATCACCGCCCACGAGCTCCGCGTCGGCAGGTTCACCAGCCCTCACCTGCACTCGGTGACCGAACGGATCTCGGTGGGCGGGGCACCCGTGTCCGCACACACCTTCGTGCGCATCTATGACGAGATCGCCCCTTATCTTGAGATCGTCGACGCCCAGCTCGAGGCCGAAGGCCGCGCCAAGCTGACCTACTTCGAGGCACTGACCGTCCTGGCCTTCGCCGTGTTCGCCGATGCCCCTGTCGATGTCGTCGTGACGGAAGTCGGCATGGGCGGCGCTTGGGATTCGACGAACGTCGCCGATGCTCAGGTGTGCGTGTTTACGAAGATCGGCCTCGACCATCAGGCGTTCCTCGGCGACACCATCGAGGAGATCGCCGCGACGAAGGCCGGAATCCTCGACCGCAGCGTCGAGGAGAGTCCGGCCCCGGAACCCGTCGCCGTATCTGCCGTCCAGGACGAAGCCGCCCAGGCGGTCCTCGACGAGGAGGCTGCTCGCCGAGAGGTTCCGCTGGCCACCGAGGAACGCGACTTCCGCCTCCTCGACCGGCAGCGGGCCGTCGATGGTCAGCTCATCACCGTTCAGGGGCGGCGAGACGTCTACTCCGACCTGTTCCTGCCTCTGCACGGAGTCCACCAGGCCCATAACGCCGCCGTTGCGATCGTCGCGGCCGAAGCCTTCCTCGGTGCCGAAGACAAGCCGCTCAACCAGGAGACTGTGGCCGAGGGGCTGGCACGTGTGACCTCACCGGGCCGCGCCGAACTCGTGCGCACCGGGCCCAGCGTCGTCGTCGACGGCGCACACAACCCGGATGCCGCGCATGTGCTCGCCGAGACCCTCACCGAGGCGTTCGACTTCGACTATGTCGTCATGGTGCTGGCGATGCTGGCGGACAAGGACGCCGACGGAGTCATCGAAGAGCTTCACCGCAGCGCCGATGTGTTCGTCGTCAGCGAGAACCTCAACTCCCGTGCGCTGCCGGTCGACGACCTCGCCGAGGCGGCCAGGGAGTGGGTCGACGAGGATTCCGTCCTCGTCGCCTCCGACCTCAATGCCGCCCTGATGAAGGCCATCGACCTGGCCAACAGCGTCGATGCGAAGAGTCCGGGAATCGTCGTCACCGGTTCCATCTACACCGTGGCCGAAGCCCGCCTGCTGCTCGGACGAGGGGAGGAGCGATGA
- a CDS encoding vitamin K epoxide reductase family protein: MNTALTHSDDLETADTASSWVLRSAPFGIFLIVASVIGFLASFSLSAEKYEKLANPNVVLSCDLNPFFSCGSVMEHAEAELLGFPNQLMGIAAFVFPLLLGVLILSGTRLPRWVMVGLNIGLACGVALVMFLFYISIYKIGVGCPWCIIVWTVTIPMFMAVTARNLLTGAFGRRAADNAVLRVLAKENIALSVLWMLIIFACIVVQFWAFFSNLL, translated from the coding sequence GTGAACACCGCACTGACTCACTCCGATGACCTCGAAACCGCCGATACCGCCTCGTCGTGGGTGCTCAGATCGGCACCGTTCGGGATCTTCCTCATCGTCGCCTCCGTCATCGGCTTCCTCGCCTCGTTCTCTCTGTCGGCGGAGAAGTACGAGAAGCTGGCGAATCCGAACGTCGTGCTCTCCTGCGATCTCAACCCGTTCTTCTCCTGCGGTTCGGTTATGGAGCACGCCGAAGCAGAGCTCCTGGGCTTTCCCAATCAGCTCATGGGCATCGCGGCCTTCGTCTTCCCGTTGCTGCTCGGTGTGCTCATCCTGTCCGGAACCCGCCTGCCCCGTTGGGTGATGGTGGGCCTGAACATCGGTTTGGCCTGCGGCGTCGCGTTGGTGATGTTCCTGTTCTACATCTCGATCTACAAGATCGGCGTCGGCTGCCCGTGGTGCATCATCGTGTGGACCGTGACGATTCCGATGTTCATGGCCGTCACCGCCCGCAATCTGCTCACCGGAGCCTTCGGCCGTCGAGCCGCCGACAATGCCGTGCTGAGAGTTCTGGCCAAGGAGAACATCGCCCTGTCCGTGCTGTGGATGCTCATCATCTTCGCGTGCATCGTCGTGCAGTTCTGGGCGTTCTTCTCCAACTTGCTCTGA